A genomic stretch from Hydrogenimonas urashimensis includes:
- a CDS encoding DUF58 domain-containing protein has translation MNSFRTLLQIRREVRQHATRQSLILLCLIVGLFFEAYMHNFNLVYITLFFLIAAAMAAIPLGLLNIGPLQCHFDGCGRLFAGKEGECRFRIENPASTTGWGVDFCWKENRIKLPPLPSRTSRTVAVVCLPKRRGRMKAGSCCFESLFPLATIRFVKPVEVERELVVFPEPKGVPLESFVKQSNAPYGHETDFDGLADYSGTENASRIHWPSVAKGETLVKHFEKERENETLIFDFQTCAGNDEARLSQLTLWVLECERRGKPFIIRLPGRVLESQKVGTDAILETLALY, from the coding sequence ATGAACTCTTTTCGCACGTTGCTTCAGATTCGTAGAGAGGTCCGGCAGCACGCAACAAGGCAGAGTCTCATTCTTCTGTGTCTCATTGTAGGGCTCTTTTTCGAAGCCTATATGCACAATTTCAACCTCGTTTACATCACCCTCTTCTTTCTGATCGCCGCCGCCATGGCCGCCATTCCTCTCGGTCTTTTGAATATCGGTCCCCTCCAATGTCATTTCGACGGATGCGGCCGTCTGTTTGCAGGCAAAGAGGGAGAGTGCCGCTTCCGAATCGAAAATCCGGCGTCTACCACGGGATGGGGAGTCGACTTCTGTTGGAAAGAAAACCGCATCAAGCTGCCGCCGCTTCCTTCCCGAACGAGCCGCACGGTTGCGGTTGTGTGCCTTCCGAAACGGCGGGGACGCATGAAAGCGGGTTCCTGCTGCTTCGAATCGCTCTTTCCTCTCGCAACAATCCGATTCGTCAAACCGGTAGAGGTCGAAAGAGAACTCGTGGTCTTTCCCGAGCCGAAGGGAGTACCGCTGGAGAGTTTTGTGAAGCAGTCGAACGCTCCCTACGGTCACGAAACGGATTTCGACGGTCTCGCCGACTACAGCGGCACCGAAAACGCATCGCGTATCCACTGGCCATCGGTAGCCAAAGGCGAGACGCTGGTCAAACATTTTGAAAAGGAGCGGGAAAATGAGACGTTGATTTTCGATTTTCAAACCTGTGCCGGAAATGACGAAGCCAGACTTTCGCAACTCACACTCTGGGTGCTCGAGTGTGAAAGACGCGGCAAGCCGTTCATCATTCGGCTTCCGGGCAGAGTGCTCGAAAGCCAAAAGGTGGGAACCGATGCGATTCTTGAAACGCTGGCTCTCTACTGA
- a CDS encoding transglutaminaseTgpA domain-containing protein, whose protein sequence is MRFLKRWLSTETNLPPESDERLLRILDLAYASLLPPLLLILKLPMILFLLIAVVLIFFRKKATPLTLSSLFMTGLLAIFLSLYGAFGFVGLMHLKLFVELLVYLLVVAVTLQRLTRKVNLYLAISPVLLLGLTLFFFNSIPMLLYTVFEIFFLLWMVVTWQMRSGFAESLRMAGMLFFLSLPLVATLFIFFPRISFGHASYGFRGEGAAYGGHDGTMRLDNGALDVLSGRIVMEVEFKGHIPPEKSLYFRGSVLYIDRIDHWSPLSRQAASKFRPVRVAYPPMFERAENLVIYKISLYPTHKRWLYMLDLPFEAPEGASIGADFEVTLQKPIDRPQIYEASSALDYRYGSNTDENRLRYALTANPALNPMSAREARRIVRAYPDKKERLQAIETFFKKADLTYTLRPDPLDLKHMTDDFLFRRKKGYCVHFAAAFATFCRLAKIPARIVTGYRGSLANSVRNFIAVEERDAHAWVEVFVNRAWRRIETTALAQKVGNDEATAALLRRTPGAAMVKREKSGTRGLSRAELYLLYAKFRIETWILRYSRYRQMQLLERAKSDPMFVAIFLGVFGLLALTAWYIAALLRRLECKTTLRCLMEKLCRHLEKRGCRRAEGETMHRYLQRCTKMLGRAKRLEKIDALYHACEYAAKTPSQRSELLETLKKEVKAFIRG, encoded by the coding sequence ATGCGATTCTTGAAACGCTGGCTCTCTACTGAAACGAACCTCCCGCCAGAGTCCGACGAGAGGCTGTTGAGGATTCTCGACCTCGCTTACGCAAGCCTTCTTCCACCTTTGCTGCTGATTTTGAAACTGCCGATGATTCTTTTTCTCCTTATCGCTGTCGTTTTGATCTTTTTTCGCAAAAAAGCGACGCCATTGACACTTAGTTCGCTTTTCATGACGGGACTTCTGGCTATCTTTCTTTCACTCTATGGGGCTTTCGGCTTCGTCGGCCTCATGCATTTGAAACTTTTCGTCGAGCTTCTTGTCTATCTGCTGGTTGTGGCAGTAACGCTGCAGCGGCTCACCCGGAAGGTCAATCTCTATCTGGCGATATCGCCTGTGCTTCTGCTGGGTCTTACGCTCTTCTTTTTCAATTCGATACCGATGCTTCTTTATACCGTTTTTGAAATCTTTTTTCTGCTTTGGATGGTTGTAACCTGGCAGATGCGCAGCGGTTTTGCGGAGAGTCTCCGCATGGCCGGCATGCTCTTTTTTCTTTCCCTTCCCCTGGTGGCGACACTCTTCATCTTCTTTCCCCGCATCTCCTTCGGCCACGCCTCCTACGGTTTCCGGGGCGAGGGCGCCGCATACGGCGGACACGACGGAACGATGCGGCTTGACAACGGAGCGCTTGACGTCCTTTCCGGACGTATCGTCATGGAGGTCGAATTCAAAGGCCACATTCCCCCCGAAAAGAGTCTCTATTTCCGAGGAAGCGTCCTTTATATCGACAGAATAGACCATTGGTCACCCCTGTCAAGACAAGCAGCGAGCAAATTTCGGCCCGTCAGAGTCGCGTATCCTCCCATGTTCGAAAGGGCGGAAAATCTCGTCATCTACAAAATTTCCCTCTATCCTACCCATAAACGGTGGCTTTACATGCTGGACCTTCCTTTCGAAGCGCCCGAGGGCGCATCGATCGGAGCGGATTTCGAAGTGACACTGCAAAAGCCGATCGACAGACCGCAGATCTATGAAGCCTCTTCCGCTCTCGATTACCGCTATGGCTCAAACACCGACGAAAACAGACTCCGTTACGCGCTGACGGCAAATCCCGCCCTCAATCCCATGAGTGCAAGGGAGGCGCGGCGCATCGTGCGGGCCTATCCCGACAAGAAAGAGAGGCTGCAGGCGATCGAAACATTTTTCAAGAAAGCGGATCTGACCTACACGCTGCGCCCCGACCCGCTCGATTTGAAGCATATGACCGACGACTTCCTCTTTCGCCGTAAAAAGGGGTATTGCGTCCACTTCGCCGCGGCTTTCGCCACCTTTTGCCGCCTCGCGAAGATACCGGCACGCATTGTTACCGGATACCGGGGAAGCCTGGCCAACAGCGTCAGAAATTTCATCGCCGTGGAAGAGCGCGACGCCCACGCCTGGGTGGAAGTCTTCGTAAACCGGGCGTGGCGGAGGATAGAAACCACGGCACTGGCACAGAAAGTGGGGAACGACGAAGCCACCGCCGCACTGCTTCGCAGAACTCCGGGCGCCGCGATGGTGAAAAGAGAAAAGAGCGGTACGCGTGGGCTCTCGAGAGCGGAACTCTATCTTCTCTACGCCAAATTCCGAATCGAGACATGGATTCTGCGCTACAGCCGCTATCGGCAGATGCAGCTGCTCGAACGCGCGAAGAGCGACCCCATGTTCGTGGCGATATTCCTGGGCGTGTTCGGGCTTTTGGCCCTGACGGCTTGGTATATCGCCGCGTTGCTGCGGCGTCTTGAATGCAAAACAACTCTCCGATGCCTGATGGAAAAACTCTGCCGGCATCTTGAAAAGCGTGGCTGCCGACGAGCGGAGGGGGAGACCATGCACCGCTACCTGCAGCGTTGCACAAAGATGCTCGGTCGCGCAAAGAGACTGGAAAAAATCGACGCACTCTATCATGCCTGCGAATATGCGGCCAAGACACCGTCACAAAGAAGCGAACTGTTAGAAACATTGAAAAAAGAGGTGAAGGCTTTTATTCGCGGCTGA
- a CDS encoding phosphatidylserine decarboxylase, whose translation MVKKHLTNVVSQWFGRFADHEFPSNIQSFINHAYVNLLGLDMSEFAPPSTYPTLNKLFTRELRKERSIDYRHGVLISPVDAFVTECGRLQKDKALQIKGMEYSIDDLLTLQYGREAKALYEGTYINFYLSPKDYHRYHMPYKLRIASILHQPGKLYPVNFPSLRRTKELFVENERVILECFTEKNRRIFIVLVGALNVGRMTIAFDHRIKTNADPYEPTFYRYDKKPVWIHKGDLLGMFMMGSTVLIFAEPGLMEIRTNDRRHVRFGERVAIIRD comes from the coding sequence ATGGTGAAAAAACATCTGACGAATGTCGTTTCCCAGTGGTTCGGCCGCTTTGCGGACCATGAGTTTCCAAGTAACATCCAATCCTTCATCAACCATGCTTATGTCAACCTGCTGGGGCTTGACATGTCGGAATTCGCCCCGCCTTCGACCTATCCCACGCTCAACAAACTCTTTACCCGGGAACTGAGAAAAGAGCGTTCCATCGACTATCGCCACGGTGTGCTGATTTCGCCGGTCGACGCCTTTGTCACCGAATGCGGAAGACTGCAGAAAGACAAAGCGTTGCAGATCAAGGGGATGGAGTACAGCATCGACGATCTTCTGACTCTGCAGTACGGCAGGGAAGCGAAAGCGCTCTATGAGGGAACCTATATCAATTTCTACCTTTCACCGAAAGATTACCACCGCTACCACATGCCCTACAAACTTCGCATCGCCTCGATTCTGCACCAGCCGGGCAAGCTCTATCCTGTCAACTTCCCTTCGCTTCGCCGCACGAAAGAGCTCTTCGTGGAGAACGAGCGGGTCATTCTGGAGTGCTTCACCGAAAAGAACCGGCGTATCTTTATCGTGCTCGTCGGGGCGCTCAACGTGGGTCGGATGACGATCGCTTTCGATCATCGCATCAAAACGAATGCCGATCCCTACGAACCGACATTCTACCGATACGACAAAAAGCCGGTCTGGATTCACAAAGGGGATCTTCTCGGCATGTTCATGATGGGCTCGACGGTGCTGATATTCGCCGAACCGGGCCTGATGGAGATACGAACCAACGACCGTCGTCATGTCCGTTTCGGTGAAAGAGTGGCGATCATTCGCGATTAA
- a CDS encoding iron-sulfur cluster assembly scaffold protein, which translates to MEKKELYDITMDHMMNPRNYGKLEDADGQGIGKNPDNGEMVIVYLKMDDGKIEDIRFQAKACMTTIIAGSIFTETVKGATIAESKELAQIMLGKLDSMPPEEAACSEMVAQAFLAALDQYEAKKSDPDALVPTHMIGRACALPEEEKQ; encoded by the coding sequence ATGGAAAAGAAAGAGCTGTACGACATCACGATGGATCATATGATGAATCCGCGCAATTACGGAAAACTGGAAGACGCCGACGGGCAGGGAATAGGGAAAAATCCGGACAACGGGGAGATGGTCATCGTCTACCTTAAAATGGATGATGGGAAGATCGAAGATATCCGTTTCCAGGCCAAAGCCTGTATGACGACGATCATCGCCGGGTCGATCTTCACCGAAACGGTCAAGGGAGCCACCATCGCCGAATCGAAGGAACTTGCCCAGATCATGCTTGGCAAACTCGACAGCATGCCCCCCGAAGAGGCGGCCTGTTCGGAGATGGTGGCACAGGCTTTTCTGGCGGCACTCGACCAATACGAGGCGAAAAAAAGCGATCCCGATGCGCTGGTACCCACCCATATGATCGGACGGGCCTGTGCACTGCCGGAAGAGGAGAAACAATAA
- a CDS encoding EAL domain-containing protein: protein MTAKKNRFVLLFASISFLALLYNAIFIYDQFRRIDNIQLFVSTQQAKILDAFFVAFRTTYQESFLKNHIPLNEENIKLLPVVTTPKISEKIAEIIANKAIVRTVSDRPRNPKNAANELERRTLDYFRKHPGQKKTYATIKRGGEEFFFFAAPLYITKQCLKCHGKREDAPEYIRTHYNSAYGYKEGDLRGLISIYLDQKGLHENVMGLVYKNISLMLVITFLFLTVFFFLMKKIYLKEEEYTSKLEKEVERQTQALEKKSQELEYQLYHDRLTQLPNRNALINDIADPNARALILLNIDDFKEINDFYGHEAGDTLIKKLAELLHDECPRKICTLYRMPSDEFALLLYADIKKETLERHIKELIRKINNFDFVIDSNVVHLRIAAGASMEIDDLLVTADMAIKKAKAERADYIIYDPSMNMSHFYKKNIEWAERLKSALEEDRIVPYFQPIVSARDGRVKIYESLVRLLDEDGTVHTPYHFLEIAKRTKYYPELTKRMADKIFDISKKIPCDISMNISYLDIMNKQTMDYIIRKVSESDNAHRFHFEILESEGIERYEDVSSCLKRLRKLGCQISVDDFGSGYSNFDHILKLEVDMLKIDGSLIKNINNDIGSQIIVETIVDFAEKLRIETCAEFVCSKEVYETVKDIGVTYVQGYYIGEPKPDIPDTTHYEI, encoded by the coding sequence ATGACCGCTAAAAAAAACCGATTCGTACTTCTTTTTGCGAGTATCTCTTTTCTGGCACTGCTCTACAATGCCATCTTTATCTATGATCAGTTCAGGCGTATCGACAATATCCAGCTGTTCGTCTCCACACAGCAGGCGAAAATTCTCGATGCGTTTTTTGTCGCTTTCAGGACGACCTATCAGGAGAGTTTCCTGAAAAACCATATTCCACTCAATGAAGAGAACATCAAGCTTCTGCCGGTAGTGACGACTCCCAAGATTTCCGAGAAGATTGCCGAAATCATCGCCAACAAAGCGATCGTCCGGACCGTTTCGGACCGGCCCAGGAACCCGAAAAACGCCGCCAATGAGCTGGAGCGTCGAACCCTTGATTATTTCAGAAAGCATCCGGGGCAAAAAAAGACCTACGCCACGATCAAAAGGGGGGGCGAAGAGTTTTTCTTCTTCGCCGCCCCGCTTTATATCACGAAACAGTGTCTCAAATGCCACGGAAAGCGGGAAGACGCCCCTGAGTATATCCGGACACACTACAACAGCGCTTATGGGTACAAAGAGGGTGATCTGCGGGGCCTCATCAGCATCTATCTCGACCAAAAAGGGCTGCATGAAAACGTGATGGGACTGGTTTACAAAAATATCTCTCTCATGCTGGTTATCACCTTTCTTTTTCTAACCGTCTTCTTTTTCCTGATGAAAAAAATCTATCTGAAAGAGGAGGAGTACACCTCAAAACTTGAAAAAGAGGTGGAAAGACAGACACAAGCCCTCGAAAAGAAGTCTCAGGAGCTTGAATACCAGCTCTATCACGACCGTTTGACCCAACTGCCAAACCGCAACGCCCTCATCAACGACATAGCCGATCCCAACGCAAGAGCACTGATTCTGCTCAATATCGACGATTTCAAAGAGATCAACGATTTCTACGGCCACGAAGCGGGCGACACACTGATCAAAAAACTGGCGGAGCTACTGCACGATGAGTGCCCAAGAAAGATCTGCACCCTTTACAGGATGCCCTCCGATGAATTCGCGCTTCTTCTTTACGCCGACATCAAAAAGGAGACACTCGAACGCCATATCAAGGAGCTGATTAGAAAAATCAACAATTTCGACTTCGTCATCGACTCCAATGTCGTCCACCTGCGAATCGCCGCCGGCGCCTCTATGGAGATAGACGATCTTCTCGTTACGGCGGATATGGCGATCAAGAAGGCGAAAGCGGAGAGAGCCGACTACATTATCTACGACCCTTCGATGAATATGAGCCACTTCTACAAAAAAAATATCGAATGGGCGGAGAGACTCAAAAGCGCCCTCGAAGAGGATCGCATCGTTCCCTATTTTCAGCCTATCGTTTCGGCCCGCGACGGCAGAGTCAAAATCTACGAATCCCTGGTGCGCCTTCTCGACGAGGATGGCACGGTCCATACCCCCTACCATTTCCTGGAAATCGCCAAGCGGACGAAATACTACCCCGAACTGACCAAAAGGATGGCTGACAAAATATTCGATATCTCCAAAAAGATTCCCTGTGACATATCGATGAACATCTCCTATCTCGACATTATGAACAAGCAGACGATGGACTACATCATCAGGAAAGTTTCCGAGTCCGACAATGCCCACCGCTTCCACTTCGAAATACTCGAAAGCGAAGGGATCGAACGATATGAAGATGTCTCAAGCTGCCTGAAGCGTCTTAGAAAACTCGGATGCCAGATTTCCGTCGACGATTTCGGCTCCGGCTATTCCAATTTCGACCACATTCTAAAACTCGAAGTCGACATGCTCAAAATAGACGGCTCCCTCATCAAGAACATCAACAACGATATCGGCTCGCAGATCATCGTCGAAACGATCGTGGATTTCGCAGAAAAACTCAGGATCGAGACCTGTGCCGAATTTGTCTGTTCAAAAGAGGTTTACGAAACCGTCAAAGATATCGGAGTCACCTACGTCCAGGGCTATTATATCGGTGAACCGAAGCCCGATATTCCAGACACCACCCATTACGAAATCTAA
- the gltX gene encoding glutamate--tRNA ligase: MLRFASAPSADMSIDDLRVAIFNYIVARQRGERFILRIEDGDDARNNEGKERNILEIFQLFGLHPSDVSYQRDNLTIYQHMAVKLLQERKAFACFCSHEELEAKKQLAKEQKRVYRYSGRCERLSDAEVLANEKPFTVRLKKPEKPITFDDLVTGHQSFAPDDIDSFVIMRTDKTPTANFACAVDDMIHDISLVIREEEHLSDTPEQIHIREALGYDKTVAYAHLPAILGASGEKGLPGVRWLFEEGFLPEAIANYLILLGSKTPTEVFTMEEAIGWFDLASVSKEPVRFEIDKLRFLNREHIRLADSKELSRAFGFADSAIGELAKCYLEEGSTIGEIKPKIEAIFADKPFEGEWKRQMTLLRDAIKKGPLFETFDELRSYLMERTYLEGEALFTPLRLLLTGSEQGPDLRTLYPHLKSYLQEIVK, translated from the coding sequence ATGCTGCGCTTCGCATCCGCTCCCTCGGCAGATATGTCCATCGACGATCTGCGCGTGGCCATTTTCAACTATATCGTTGCCAGACAGCGGGGCGAACGGTTCATTCTCCGTATCGAAGATGGCGACGATGCACGCAACAATGAGGGAAAGGAGCGGAATATACTCGAAATATTCCAGCTCTTCGGGCTTCATCCTTCCGATGTCTCCTACCAACGCGACAATCTCACGATTTATCAACATATGGCGGTCAAGCTGCTGCAAGAACGAAAGGCGTTTGCCTGTTTCTGCTCCCACGAAGAGCTCGAAGCGAAGAAGCAATTGGCCAAAGAGCAAAAGAGAGTCTACCGGTACAGCGGCCGATGCGAACGGCTCAGCGACGCGGAAGTTCTCGCCAATGAAAAACCTTTCACGGTTCGGCTTAAAAAGCCTGAGAAACCGATAACGTTCGACGATCTCGTCACGGGACACCAATCTTTCGCGCCGGATGATATCGACAGTTTCGTCATCATGCGGACGGACAAAACGCCCACCGCCAATTTCGCCTGCGCCGTCGACGATATGATTCACGACATCTCTCTTGTTATTCGGGAAGAAGAGCATTTGAGCGACACGCCCGAGCAGATACATATCAGAGAGGCGCTCGGCTATGACAAGACGGTGGCTTACGCCCATCTGCCGGCCATTCTCGGCGCATCGGGGGAAAAAGGCTTGCCGGGCGTCAGGTGGCTTTTTGAAGAGGGTTTTCTTCCGGAAGCGATCGCCAACTACCTGATTCTGCTGGGCAGCAAAACTCCGACGGAGGTCTTTACGATGGAGGAGGCGATTGGATGGTTCGACCTCGCCTCCGTCTCCAAAGAACCCGTCCGGTTTGAGATAGACAAGCTTCGTTTCCTGAACCGTGAGCATATACGGCTGGCCGATTCCAAAGAGCTCTCCCGTGCCTTCGGTTTCGCGGACTCTGCCATCGGGGAGCTGGCAAAATGCTACCTCGAAGAGGGAAGCACAATCGGGGAGATCAAACCGAAAATCGAGGCGATCTTCGCCGACAAACCCTTCGAAGGGGAGTGGAAAAGGCAGATGACGCTGCTGCGGGATGCAATCAAAAAGGGGCCGCTCTTTGAAACTTTCGACGAACTCAGAAGCTACCTGATGGAAAGGACGTATCTTGAAGGCGAAGCTCTCTTCACACCTCTTAGACTTCTGCTGACAGGATCCGAACAGGGTCCTGACCTTCGGACGCTCTATCCCCATCTCAAATCTTATCTACAGGAGATAGTCAAATGA
- a CDS encoding YggT family protein, whose translation MISALMFAIVNVIHTIINIYIWIVIIAALVSWVRPDPYNPIVQALYRLTEPVYAWIRRYIPTVVGGIDLAPLIVIIGLQFIDVFLMRLVFH comes from the coding sequence ATGATTTCCGCACTTATGTTTGCCATCGTCAATGTCATCCATACAATCATCAACATCTACATCTGGATCGTCATCATCGCCGCACTTGTCAGCTGGGTCCGTCCCGATCCCTACAACCCGATCGTCCAGGCGCTCTACCGTCTGACAGAGCCGGTATACGCATGGATCCGCCGCTATATTCCGACCGTGGTGGGAGGCATCGACCTGGCACCGCTGATTGTCATCATCGGCCTTCAGTTCATCGACGTTTTCCTGATGCGCCTCGTTTTCCATTGA
- a CDS encoding lytic transglycosylase domain-containing protein — translation MMWGKALVFAFLTPLLLHAEITPKQLEKMPQSYAKDFYIWRFFDQNITSEEADRAFYQIRSVNWKLIHRYAKKTKKPGFAMADRCHRLGYRKIPAKEAACSAIAVTPYKFSKLKYADKYRLIAQLSEFPELLRWMDIMVAEEPFYELVRSDNDTFFEVFNRCGRDWRETYLDHPLPPKLIERVGGDRKFAQTVKLIVTDRRLERLQNSLLGIDSKKFDHQTTFFLAMNALRHGHPALAKIYLADAYKKAWFRFDKDKVLFWLSRIDHEKPYLEALGKSFDLNIYTLYAHEKLHTPWPRIVSPTFGKKRCRYDIRNPFAWLKTLKTIRGKKEDFLIDYGKRFACPQTLGHYAFVMERASRYHTHYFPIPYEEAYAGLDTDDKALILALARQESRFIPSSISPSYALGMMQIMPFLVKSLAKERNEPFDLDAMFDPVTNVAYAKTHLTFLKRSLHHPLFLAYAYNGGIGFTKRLLTERELFRKGAYEPWLSMELVYYDESRRYGKKVLANYIVYKKVLGDPIDVSSVVGTLTEPSRTDRFRSR, via the coding sequence ATGATGTGGGGTAAAGCTCTTGTTTTCGCCTTTCTGACTCCGCTTCTGCTCCATGCGGAGATTACGCCAAAACAGCTTGAAAAAATGCCACAAAGCTACGCCAAAGATTTCTATATCTGGCGTTTTTTCGATCAGAACATTACATCGGAGGAAGCGGACCGTGCCTTCTACCAGATCCGTTCTGTCAACTGGAAGCTCATCCACCGCTATGCGAAAAAGACGAAAAAACCGGGATTTGCCATGGCAGACCGCTGTCATCGGCTTGGCTACCGGAAAATTCCTGCCAAAGAGGCGGCATGCAGTGCCATCGCCGTCACTCCCTACAAATTTTCGAAACTCAAATACGCCGACAAGTACAGGCTCATCGCGCAGCTTTCCGAATTTCCAGAACTGCTTCGATGGATGGATATCATGGTCGCCGAAGAGCCTTTCTACGAGCTCGTGCGAAGCGACAACGATACGTTCTTCGAAGTGTTCAACCGCTGCGGACGCGATTGGCGCGAAACCTATCTCGATCATCCTCTCCCGCCGAAGCTTATAGAAAGAGTCGGTGGCGACAGGAAATTCGCACAGACTGTCAAACTGATCGTAACGGACCGGCGCCTGGAGAGACTGCAGAACTCTCTGCTTGGCATCGACTCCAAAAAATTCGACCACCAGACCACCTTCTTCCTGGCCATGAACGCGCTGCGGCACGGCCATCCCGCACTGGCGAAAATCTATCTGGCGGACGCCTACAAAAAGGCATGGTTTCGTTTCGACAAGGACAAGGTCCTCTTCTGGCTCTCGCGGATCGATCACGAAAAACCCTATCTGGAAGCGCTCGGGAAGAGTTTCGACCTCAATATCTATACCCTCTACGCCCACGAAAAGCTCCACACCCCCTGGCCCAGGATTGTTTCACCCACCTTTGGGAAAAAGCGCTGCCGCTACGATATCCGTAACCCTTTCGCATGGCTGAAGACTCTCAAAACGATCCGTGGGAAGAAGGAGGATTTTCTCATCGATTATGGCAAACGTTTCGCCTGTCCACAGACGCTTGGCCACTACGCTTTCGTGATGGAGAGAGCCTCCCGCTACCATACCCACTACTTTCCGATCCCCTACGAAGAGGCGTACGCAGGTCTGGATACGGATGACAAGGCGCTCATTCTGGCGCTCGCACGGCAGGAGAGCCGATTCATCCCCTCCTCCATCTCACCCTCCTACGCGCTGGGTATGATGCAGATTATGCCCTTTCTCGTCAAATCGCTGGCGAAAGAGAGAAACGAACCTTTCGACCTGGATGCGATGTTCGACCCTGTAACCAATGTCGCATACGCCAAGACCCATCTGACATTTCTCAAGCGTTCGCTCCATCATCCGCTTTTTCTCGCCTATGCCTACAACGGCGGCATCGGATTTACAAAACGGCTGCTGACGGAGCGGGAGCTATTCAGAAAAGGTGCTTACGAACCGTGGCTGAGTATGGAGTTGGTCTATTACGATGAAAGCAGACGATACGGCAAGAAGGTACTTGCCAACTATATCGTCTACAAAAAGGTGCTGGGAGACCCTATCGACGTTTCGTCGGTCGTTGGAACGCTAACTGAACCGAGCCGTACGGATAGATTCCGAAGTCGATAG
- the mobB gene encoding molybdopterin-guanine dinucleotide biosynthesis protein B, which produces MQKRSAIAFTGPSNSGKTTIIEKIARVLIRDYKIAIVKNDPKDKATFDVEGKDSWKFFQTGAEVVVTSPTRTTYFSHRQKTIDEIVRMVDDFDYLLVEGLKTLPLPRIAVFRNRIDESYFSCSEAIAIDDSIDVKDYTIPPGIDILDLNDVDQIVGWIKTHAKAV; this is translated from the coding sequence TTGCAGAAACGTTCGGCAATCGCCTTTACCGGCCCATCCAACAGCGGGAAGACAACCATCATCGAGAAGATAGCACGCGTGCTGATCAGAGATTACAAAATCGCTATCGTCAAAAACGATCCGAAGGACAAAGCCACTTTCGATGTGGAGGGAAAGGACAGCTGGAAATTTTTCCAAACCGGCGCGGAAGTGGTCGTCACCTCGCCGACGAGGACCACCTACTTTTCCCACCGCCAAAAAACGATCGACGAGATCGTCCGGATGGTCGACGATTTCGACTACCTTCTGGTCGAAGGGCTCAAAACACTGCCTCTTCCCCGCATCGCCGTCTTCCGAAACAGGATCGACGAAAGCTATTTTTCCTGCTCCGAAGCGATCGCGATCGACGACAGCATCGATGTAAAGGATTACACCATTCCGCCCGGCATCGACATCCTCGATCTCAACGATGTCGATCAGATCGTCGGCTGGATCAAAACCCACGCAAAGGCTGTTTAA